The Leopardus geoffroyi isolate Oge1 chromosome C3, O.geoffroyi_Oge1_pat1.0, whole genome shotgun sequence genomic interval CTGTTCTACAGCCAAACCGGCTTCCCTCCTTAGAATGCCACATGACCCTCCCCATTGGCTACGTCCCTAGTAAAATGTTGTCTACCCATCCCACAGTGGAAAGGGGGGACTTTTTCATGTGTGGTCATGGATGCATCCTTGAAAAGACAGAGGAGGAGCATAATATATTGACTCCCCCGCCAAAGAGGCTATTGGGACAAAATGTTGGAAAGAGAGCCCCTCCAACCTGCCAGGAAGTCACCATGGGAGTGACCCTGTGTTTTCCTGCCAGAGACTAGAGGACAAAATCTCACTGGAGGCACCTACTtggttggggtgggtggggaatcGGATGGGGTAAAAGAATGGTCCTGAGGCACCAAGACCAGGGCCAAGGGGAATCCATCTCTTGTCATGTAATAATTTGGTTTATTTACCCCTGTTTTGGGGGTGTTAATCGGCCTGGAAAAGTCCTTTGATAAACCCAAGTGCTTCCTTCTTAATGTTTAAGTTTACAAAggcttctctgtgcttctcttttGCCCACATCTGTTCTGAGAGTGACTAGGAGAAGTCTCTTGCTCAAGGAATCAATATGGAGGATGGCAGGAAGGGTCTGATCTCAAGAAGTCAGCCAGAGATTAAAATGGCCTTtgagtgctgtgtgtgtgtgtgtgtgtgtgtgtgtgtgtgtgtgtgtgtgcctgaagCCTTCAGTGCAAAGTCAGGGAAGGGGGACCCCCAAGAACGATCTGGGTGTAGCCCGACCTGGTCTCACCAGGTGGCTGTGACTTCAGGGGCTGGTCTGAGATGTAGGATGTTTTCTTACatcactttcttccttctcttcttaccTCTGGGGACTCACCCTGCTCCTGATTCCTGGAATGCACTCCTGGTAAGTCTTGCCTAGAATGGGTGGGGCCTGAGCTGGGGGAACTTTTGGGGAGGAGCTAACAAGGGAAGTACCCCTCCCCTACCTCAAGAAGTCTAGAGCATTGGTGCAGCACCTGGTCTCATAGCACTGTGTCTTGAAGGGAGAGAGGCACACCAAAACCAGAACTGGGTCTTCCAGACACGGTCTGGGGTTCTGAGGGGCTGTCTGGGGGCTTTGAGGGGCTGTGCAGAATCAAGCCCCCTGCACAGTGCCACATTCCTTCCTGTTGCCCCACACCAGCTCTGAGTCAGGGTCTGCACAGATGGGCTGGCTTCCTGATGCCCCTGCGCCAGGCCACGTGGCTCCATTCTCTCTTAACttgcccctcctttcctccagccTTCACAGGATGACGATGATGCAGAGACAGGCCTGACTGAGGGAGAAggtgaaggagaggaggagaaagagccagagaaTCTGGGAAAACTGCAGTTTTCCCTGGACTATGATTTCCAGGCCAACCAGGTGTGAGGGTGGGGCTTGGCGGCAAAGTGGGGGATGGGACagagggctgggtgggagggagatAGAAATAGCTCCACACTCCCACAGCCCTCACCCCCACTTTGGCCCATAGGCATTCCTCCTTTCCACGGAGTGGGGTGGGCTGGAAACCGCAGGCAGGTACCCCTGAACATTGACTCTGCCTTGGCCACCAGCCTGCTCTAGAAAAGGTTCCTTGGCCCAGATTGGCATCCACCAACCTTGGGCAAATCAGTTGCCCTTTAAGCTACTGCTACTCCTGATGTCATTCCAGATTCCTGGGGGTGGAGATGGAGACCAGTCTTGCTCTCTAGCCCCAGCCTGTTCCCACCTCCCCAGCTGCCCAcctctggtggtggtggtgggggagttGGTGGGTGCTGGGTCTAGGGCCAGGGCTGGTGTTAGAGCAGTCCTGAGACTCAaggccctccctcactctctccacAGCTTACCGTCGGCGTTCTGCAGGCTGCTGAATTGCCTGCCCTGGACATGGGAGGCACCTCAGACCCTTATGTCAAAGTCTTCCTTCTTCcagacaagaagaagaaatatgagACCAAAGTCCATCGGAAGACATTGAACCCTGCCTTCAATGAAACCTTCACCTTCAAGGTGATGTGGGCTGGAAGGGTAATGCCATGTCCCTCCCTGATCCCAATTCTTTTGGGAGTTCTACAGACCTTTCCTTGGTTCTTAGCTGTGGCTAAGGCCCTGGAATGAGCTCAGGCTGGAACAATGGCAGGCTGGGCTGTGGGCTTATGTGTGAGGTCACTGCTCAGCCTCCTGTAGGACTGggacattcccctcccccccatccacTCTGTTCCCCAGAGCCTGaggtcttttctctgtctctacagACTCACCAGGAGTCCTGCAGGGTAGTAGGAACAGAGCTCTAACCAAAGGATCTGCCCACAGAAGCCTCTGGAGGTGCATGAGTTGGCTTTGACCCTTGTCTGATCTTGCTTGTGCCCTTCAGGTGCCATACCAGGAGCTAGGAGGCAAAACCCTGGTGATGGCCATCTACGACTTTGACCGCTTCTCCAAACATGACATCATTGGCGAGGTTAAGGTGCCTATGAACACCGTGGACCTTGGCCAGCCCATCGAGGAGTGGAGAGACCTGCAGGgcggggagaaggaagaggtgagAGCAGAGACCATGTGGAAGATAAGTGTGGCTGCCCACCTGGGCTACCACCTATTGGCACGACGGAGATGGTAGGCTTTAGAGTTGGGTGAACTGGGTTAGGACCCTAGCTCCACAACCCcacctgtgtgaccctgggcacatCACTTAATCTCTTTAGATCTGGATTGTCTCCTGTAGTGTTTTTGCAGGTGAGAATTACTTATCTCTGTAATGCACCTGGCATCCAGTAGGTGTTCAAGTAAAGGAGaacaccattattatttttactccTAAGTTTCTGCTGTCACTTAGGGCCACCGGTTTATGACGTCGTGCCTCGTTTACCCACAAGGAAAGCCCACATTTATCTTAAAAGATTCTCAGCATGGGGGCTTGTCCTCCCAACAACTGCTACGGCTTCAAGCACTTACCCAACACttattgggcacctactgtgtgccaaataCTCCATTTTAGCCACTGCTCCTTCCAAGCATCGGTCATGTGTCTTGGCCAAGCCCCTGCTGTGTGGCCAGCTCAGTACCAGGTGGTAACGGAGGGGGCGAGAAGGGACGCTGAGACACCCTTCCTTACCTTGGGGCTCATGCTGTGTGAAATGAGCCGGGATATTGGCCTGAGCGACCTGGTCTCTGAGAAGCTTGACTCTGGCATGATGTGGGCAGAGCTCTTAGAAACCAGGAGTCCAGCAGGTTTCGTCCTGCCCCCAGTGCTAAATTGTTGTGGGACTTTGTGGGAGTCTCACTGGTCACAAAGAACCCTTGCCTTATCTCCATGAAGGTGTTGCACTGACAGCACATAAGAGAAGGGACACACTGTGCTTTGAAGACCACAGGTCACACTGCGAGTGGAATGGTCGACAGGGGGCTATCGAAAGGGTTGGGAGTAATCAGGGAGGAAGGCTTCTGAGATACTCGCTTTCCCACTGTCCTTGGAAATGAACCCTTGGGTACCATGCCCACACCCCAGCCTCCTTTCCATCTCCCCTCGGCCTGGGGTGGGAGCCCGACCACGCCCCGCGTGTGTCCAGATCCACCCAGACGTCACTCGCACATTCCTGCCCACAGCCTGTACTCTGCTCCCCTCACTCCTAAGGGCATGGCTCCTGCAGCATCACTCTCAGGGGCTTTGTTGAACTGCAGCAGGAGGCCCTGCGACCTTCTCCAACATCACAGATGTGGGGACTGGGGACTGAGAGGGCTGGGGATACACCACCGCCTTGCTAGTCTTGACAAGATGGGGGTCTGCCGTGCTAGAGGCAGTGGGCTGGCTGAGATGACCCTGGGTCCTGCTCTTCCCCCTGGACAGCCAGAGAAGTTGGGCGACATCTGCACCTCCCTGCGCTACGTGCCCACGGCTGGGAAGCTCACTGTCTGTATCCTGGAGGCCAAGAACCTGAAGAAGATGGACGTAGGTGGCCTTTCAGGTACATGCAGAACTTGTGGCTGCCATTGGGTGGCACCAGCGAGCCGGTCACTGGCCTGAGTTCTCTGTTCACATACCCGTTGTAAGAGCACTTTCCGGCCCTGGGATACAGAGAGTATCTCCGAGCAGCTGTGGGTCTGAGCGCAGGACTGTGGAGCCGGAGATGTCTgactttccctcctttctccacgGGTCCCTTGCCCCCACTCTGAGCTGCTGGGCAGTATAAGCCATGGAGGGAAGGACCAGAGAAACTTGTGTAGGAAAGCTTGCCTCTGTCACGTGCCACAGTCCGGAACACTTCTCCGGGAGGCGCTCTGCTGGCCCTACCCTGGAAGGggacttggggggtgggggagcacacGGAGCGGGGCCAGCCCACAGCACAGGGTCCTGGTGGGACAGCGGAGCACGCACTTTCCCAAGAATCAGGCCTGTGCCTGGGCTTCAACTGGTGGGGCTGGCTGCCAGCCCTGTCACTGATCTGCCGTGTGACTGGGGGCGCATCACTTCACTTCTGTGGGCCTCGGTTGCTCACCTGCGAGGTCAGGAGGATTGGATTGAATCGGGGATGGCAGATGTGTGTGGTGCCTTCAGCACTCCTCTGTCCCCTGCGTAGGACAGCTATCACCAAGTGACCCCCTCACTCTTTCTAGACAAGGCCTTACTTAGTCTCAGGAACGTCCCCAGGGTAATGCTCCAGGCGTTACACGAGGCCACAACCAATCAGCCCGAGGTGGTCCTTGAAGCGAAACCTTTTTGCCGCCCCTGAACTGGACGCTTACTCTGCTGCTTTTGGACTCAGCGGCCCATGCCTTAGGGCTTGCTGGGTGCCTGGCCTTGGTGGGGTGGGTGCTCTAGGCGGGCAAGTACGTTCGGTGGGAGGGTGGGGCACTAAGAGTGCCTTTCCGGGGCCGGGATTCTCCCTGCACAGACCCCTACGTGAAGATCCACCTGATGCAGAATGGGAAGAGGctcaagaagaagaagacgacggTGAAGAAGAAGACCCTGAACCCCTACTTCAACGAGTCCTTCAGCTTTGAGATCCCCTTCGAGCAGATTCAGGTGCTCGGGTTTTCGGGCCTGGGGGCACAGCAGTGGGGGCATGAGGGAACTCACCCAGACGCCTCGAGCCACCTCGCTCGCCCTGGTGGGAAGGGCTCTGACTCTCATGGTGCCGTCCTGGGTCCTCCTTCCCGGGGCCCCTGCCAGAAAGGGCTTCCCCCTTTTCTGAGATGAACAAGAACCACTCCAAGCCATCCTACCCATCATTCCTTGGGAACTGCGAGGTACACGGGCGTGCAGTGGGCCTGTGAGGTTGGAGCTGCCGGGGAGGTAGGGGTATAGCCTCGTCCTCTTCCCGCTCCTCCTGGTGCAGCCGCTTCCTGCCTTGGCCAGCCTTCTCCCACTTCTGCTGCCCCCTGGGTCTGCTCCCAGGtacccctctgcccccttcctctctcctcttcccctccatccttcccttctctactgtctccttccttcctcctaccAGCAAGCTCGGTAAGTGTTGGAGGTGAGGTCTGTTTTTCACCATGAGGGGGCATGAGTGAGATCTGAATGTGGCGGGACCAGACACCCACTGAGCCGTCTGGAATTGCAGAGTGCTGGATCCTCTTGGAGTCTTGGTCCCTCCCTCTTTGGAGTgagctgctccctcctcccttcctctcgctccctgcccaccccttcccccgcccccaggactGGGAGGCGAAGGTGTCAAGGGAATCTCAACGATGATGTTAGACCAAGAGAAGTCCTTGTGGAAAACTTAAGATAGACATGAAGGGTACTGGCCAGGAGTTTCAAGTTCGACACTCCAAAGGCCAACATCATGATCTTCCCCaaaccccttccccttcccccgcccACACCCCAAACCTGCTTCGTCCGCATTCTCTTTTCAAGTGACAAACCTCGGCATCATCTTAGACCCCCtacccttcttcctttctcatttacCCGACATGCTTTGCTGAGCATTCCCTAAGCGCCTCCCTAGGAACTGGCTAGGTGCTGGAGAAGCATGTGCAGAAAACATAGTCCTTGCTCTCGAGGGCATCACCATCGCGAGGGGGAGCAGGGACAGGCCATTGAAACAGGTGAGGCTTCCTGGACAAGCTTGGTCCTAAAGGTTGAGCTTGAGTAGCCTGAGTGGGCTGTGGGGCAGGATGAAGAAAGGTCCCGAGTGTCACCTCGGCCAGTCCAACTGACCACCAAGTCCTTTTGATTCTCTCCCCTCAGTGCCTCTCCAGCCTGGCCCCTGCTTCCATTCCCACCGCCCTACCTTGGTTCAGGCATTCACTACCCAGCCCCCACAGCTCCCCCCTCGGCCCCCGGCCGGCCTCCCCACCTGTCAGTCCCCGTCCTCCTCCAGTGAATCTCCCACCTCGATGTGAGGGGTCTCTTCCTGAAATATCCATGCCACTCCTCCCAGGAGTCTTTGGGGGCTCCCTGTTGCTTGCCTGAAGAACAAAAGGCACACTCCTTAGCTGACCCCACCCTGCACAGCCCACCCTGCTGATCCCATTTCCTGCCTGGTTGTTCTCACCCTCAACCTCAGTGACTCTGAACTTCTGTTTCCAAGATACCAAGTGCACACTTCTATTTCTATGCCTCCGCCCAGGCTCCTCttgcttcttgggattctcttctctctcagccttcac includes:
- the SYT2 gene encoding synaptotagmin-2, whose amino-acid sequence is MRNIFKRNQEPIVAPATTTATMPPGLLDNSTESGGAGESKEDMFAKLKEKFFNEIQKIPLPPWALIAIAVVAGLLLLTCCFCICKKCCCKKKKNKKEKGKGMKNAMNMKDMKGGQDDDDAETGLTEGEGEGEEEKEPENLGKLQFSLDYDFQANQLTVGVLQAAELPALDMGGTSDPYVKVFLLPDKKKKYETKVHRKTLNPAFNETFTFKVPYQELGGKTLVMAIYDFDRFSKHDIIGEVKVPMNTVDLGQPIEEWRDLQGGEKEEPEKLGDICTSLRYVPTAGKLTVCILEAKNLKKMDVGGLSDPYVKIHLMQNGKRLKKKKTTVKKKTLNPYFNESFSFEIPFEQIQKVQVVVTVLDYDKLGKNEAIGKIFVGSNATGTELRHWSDMLANPRRPIAQWHSLKPEEEVDALLGKNK